The genomic stretch CTCAACGTCCGGCTCGGCGCGGCCAAAGCGATCGCTGGTACGCATTACTTTACGCACGTCAAACCACTGCGCCTGAACGCTACGCTCGCGCATGATTTCAACAAACAGCAGGGTGGACATCAGCTCGCCGTGGCTGACCAGTTCGTCGGTCAGGGCGGTGGAGGTGGCCAGAGAGGCCGCTTCTGCCAGAGTGGTAATATTTTCCAGCAGACGTTCCACTTCCTCGCGGATGACGTTCGGGTTCTGCAGACGTTCAAGGATGTCGAACTGAATTTTGCGCAGTGCATCCAGCTTCACGAAACGTTCTGTCGCTTCCAGTCCTTCAGACAGAGAAACCAGCAGGTTCGTCACGCCGGCGGAGGCAGACAGCACCACCAGGCGGGTATTCGGATCGGCCAGCACCACATCGGCGCTGCGGTTCATGGCATCGTAATCGGCCACACTGGTGCCGCCAAATTTGGCGACCACAAAACTCGTCATAACAACCTCGTGTCAGGGAATGAATAAGCGACCATGGCACAAGAGTGAAACGAAAACAGGTGCAGGCGCAAAATACGGCCCTATAAATAAAATGCGGGGGAGGTCCTGTCAATGCTGGGATTATGCGGATTTTTTATGGGGGGGTACCCCTGAGAAACAGGACTTATAACAGCGCCAGATTTTATGCTCCGTTTTAGGGCTTTTTGACCGACATTTCGCCGCCCCGGGAGGGCGCTTCAGCAGCTATACTTTTCGGGTCTTTTCACCTGTGTTTGATGCAGGCCAGGGCAATGGCATAAAAACCATCACAATTTTTATTTGCAGGCGCTACAATCGACCGCAGTCACAATTCTCAAATCAGAAGAGTATTGCTAATGAAAAACATCAACCCAACGCAGACCGCTGCCTGGCAGGCACTCCAGAAACATTTTGATGAAATGAAAGACGTCACCATCGCGGATCTGTTCGCGAAGGATGCCGATCGTTTCTCTAAGTTCTCCGCGACCTTCGACGACCTGATGCTGGTGGATTTCTCCAAAAACCGCATTACCGAAGAGACGCTGGCAAAACTGCAGGATCTGGCGAAAGAAACCGAGCTTGCCGACGCCATCAAATCCATGTTCTCCGGCGAGAAGATCAACCGTACCGAAGACCGTGCCGTGCTGCACGTGGCCCTGCGTAACCGTAGCAATACGCCAATCATCGTTGACGGCAAAGACGTCATGCCGGAAGTGAACGCGGTGCTGGAAAAGATGAAAACCTTCTCCGAAGCGATCATCTCCGGTAGCTGGAAAGGCTACACCGGCAAAGCAATCACCGACGTGGTAAACATCGGTATCGGCGGTTCTGATCTCGGTCCGTTCATGGTGACCGAAGCGCTGCGTCCGTACAAAAACCACCTCAATATGCACTTTGTGTCTAACGTCGATGGTACCCACATCGCCGAAGTGCTGAAGAACGTGAACCCGGAAACCACCCTGTTCCTGGTTGCGTCCAAAACCTTCACCACTCAGGAAACCATGACCAACGCCCACAGCGCGCGCGACTGGTTCCTGAAAACCGCGGGCGACAACAAGCACGTGGCGAAACACTTCGCGGCGCTGTCTACTAACGGTAAAGCGGTCAGCGAGTTCGGCATTGATACCGCGAACATGTTCGAGTTCTGGGACTGGGTTGGCGGCCGCTACTCTCTGTGGTCTGCGATTGGCCTGTCCATCATCCTGTCCGTGGGCTTCGACAACTTCGTTGAGCTGCTCTCCGGCGCGCACGCGATGGATAAACACTTCTCCACGACCGCACCAGAGAAAAACCTGCCGGTGCTGCTGGCGCTGATCGGTATCTGGTACAACAACTTCTTCGGCGCTGAAACCGAAGCGATCCTGCCGTACGACCAGTACATGCACCGCTTCGCAGCCTACTTCCAGCAGGGCAACATGGAATCCAACGGTAAGTATGTTGACCGTAACGGCAACGCGGTGGATTACCAGACTGGCCCAATCATCTGGGGCGAGCCGGGCACCAACGGCCAGCATGCCTTCTACCAGCTGATCCACCAGGGCACCAAAATGGTACCGTGCGATTTCATCGCCCCGGCTATCACCCATAACCCGCTGTCCGACCACCATCCGAAGCTGCTGTCGAACTTCTTTGCGCAGACCGAAGCGCTGGCGTTCGGTAAATCCCGCGAAGTGGTTGAGCAGGAATACCGTGACCAGGGTAAAGATCCGGCAACCCTGGACCATGTGGTGCCGTTCAAAGTGTTCGAAGGCAACCGCCCAACCAACTCCATCCTGCTGCGCGAAATCACGCCGTTCAGCCTGGGCGCGCTGATCGCTCTTTACGAGCACAAAATCTTCACGCAGGGCGCCATCCTGAACATCTTCACTTTTGACCAGTGGGGCGTTGAGCTGGGCAAACAGCTGGCAAACCGTATTCTGCCAGAGCTGGGTGACGATAAAGCGATTGCCAGCCATGACAGCTCGACAAATGGTTTGATCAACCGTTATAAAGCATGGCGTGCGTAATTAAAACGTCATGAAAACGTGCCGGCTTAATGCCGGCATTTTTTTATCGGATAATTCCTGATGTCTGTTAGTTAACTCAAATTCTGAATCTGAGTTTAATCCGAAAAAGACGCTTAACCCGTTAATTGCTGCGGTTTATTTTAAGAAAATACGTAGTGGTACATTAATATGGATATATTATAAATTATTGATTTTTATCTATTATATATTTATGTTATTTGCGTTTAATTTCCATTTTAACCATTAGTCCGAAAACCCTCTCCCTATTTCCCCTTACGGCAAACCCAAGGCAGTAGTTGTGTATACTCGATTCCGCCTGAAATTCTTTTCGGGCAAATCTCCATTCATTCATTGAAGGGAAATTGTTATGAAGAAAGTACTGTATGGCATTTTTGCCATATCTGCGCTTGCGGCGACATCTGTCTATGCAGCTCCGGTTCAGGTCGGGGAAGCGGCAGGTTCGGCTGCGACGTCTGCGTCTGCGGGAAGTTCTACCGCAGCCAGCGCCAGCACCGTAAGTTCAGCCGTGGGTGTCGCGCTGGCGGCAACCGGTGGCGGTGATGGCTCCAATACCGGAACCACGACCACCACGACAACCAGCACCCAGTAATAGCGGGTGTTTTAATCATAACCACACTTCGGTGTGGTTATTTCGCCCCTTCGGAGAAGAGTCGTGAAGCGACCTGCAATCATTCTGATTTGCCTGCTGCTGCAGGCGTGCTCGGCCACCACTAAAGGGCTGGGAAACTCACTGTGGGAAAGCATGTTCGGCACACCGGGCGTGCATTTGACCGATGACGAACTTCAGAACATGCCCTATGCCAGTCAGTACATGCAGCTTAATGATGGCCCGCAGCTGTTTGTGGTGCTCGCTTTCGATGAAAACGGGCAGCAGAAATGGGTGACGCAGGATCAGGCCACCATCGTGACGCAGCATGGTCGTATCGTGAAAACCCTGTTGGGCGGCGACAACCTGCTGGAGGTGAATAATATTGCTGCCGATCCGCTGATCAAGCCAAACCAGATCGCCGATGGTGCAAGCTGGACGCGCACGATGGGCTGGACCGAGCACAAGCAGGTGCGTTACGCCACGGCACGCTCGACCTTCCGCTGGGACGGCACGGACAGCGTGAAAGTCGGCAGCGACGAAACGCAGGTTCGCGTGCTGGATGAAGAAGTCACCACCGACCAGGCCACCTGGCACAACCGCTTCTGGATCGACGAGGAAGGGCAGATCCGCCAGTCCCTGCAGTATCTCGGTGCCGGATTCTTCCCGGTGAAAACCACCCTGATCAAGGCGGCGAAATCATGAAAACGCTCATCCACGTTGCGCTTCTCGCCAGCCTTGCCGCGCCGCTGGCATGGTCCGCAGGGACGGTAAATGTCTACACGCCGGACAGTAAAAAACCCAAAACCTTAACCCACGCCGAGCATCTGCTCGATCTCGTCGGACAGCCAAGGCTCGCTAACAGCTGGTGGCCGGGGGCAGTGATCGCTGAACGGCAGAAGACCGCTGAAGCGGAACAACAGCACAAGGCGCTCCTTGCCAGGCTGACGGGGTTAGCGGAGCAGGAGGATGGCGACGACGCGGCGGCCATTAACAGCGTTCGCCAGCAGCTGCAGGCGCTGAAGGTGACGGGCCGTCAGAACGTGAACCTTGATCCCGATGAAGTGCGCGTCACGGAAAAGGGCAACCCCACGCTGGAAGGGGAGTATACGCTCTGGCTGCCGGAAAAGCCGACGACGGTGACCGTGATGGGGCTTATCAGCAGCCCGGGTAAAAAGCCCTTTACGCCCGGTCGCGACGTGGCGAGCTACCTCGACGAGCAGAGCCTGCTGAGCGGTGCCGATAACAGCTACGCCTGGGTGGTTTACCCTGACGGGCATACACAAAAAGCCCCCGTCGCTTACTGGAATAAACGGCATATCGAACCTATGCCGGACAGCATCATTTTTGTCGGTTTTGCCGACCATTTCTGGACGAAGGCGTATGACGGGCTTAACGCCGATATCCTTCACTCCCTGATTCAGCGGATACCGGAATAATGAAAAGAACCTATCTCTACAGCATGCTGGCGCTCTGCGTGAGTGCCGCGTGCCATGCAGAAACGTATCCGGCACCCATTGGCCCGTCTCAGTCAGACTTCGGCGGCGTCGGTTTGCTGCAAACGCCCACAGCGCGGATGGCGCGCGAAGGGGAAATTAGCCTTAACTACCGTGATAACGATCAGTATCGTTACTACTCGGCGTCGGTGCAGCTGTTCCCGTGGCTTGAAACCACGCTGCGTTACACCGACGTGCGTACGAAACAGTACAGCAGCGTTGATGCGTTCTCCGGCGACCAGACCTACAAAGATAAAGCCTTCGACGTCAAGCTGCGCCTGTGGGAAGAGAGCTACTGGATGCCGCAGGTGTCCGTGGGCGCCAAAGATATCGGTGGTACCGGTCTGTTTGATGCTGAATACATCGTGGCCAGTAAAGCCTGGGGGCCGTTCGACTTCTCGCTCGGCCTGGGATGGGGCTACCTGGGCACTGGCGGTAACGTGAAAAACCCGTTTTGCTCCTACAGCGACAAATACTGCTACCGCGATAACAGCTATAAGAAAGCGGGTTCTATCAACGGGGATCAGATGTTCCACGGTCCGGCATCGCTGTTTGGCGGCGTGGAGTATCAAACGCCCTGGCAGCCATTACGCCTGAAGCTGGAATATGAAGGGAATGACTACTCGCAGGACTTCGCCGGGAAGATTGAGCAGAAGAGCAAGTTTAACGTCGGCGCCATTTATCGCGTCACCGACTGGGCCGACGTTAACCTCAGCTACGAGCGCGGCAACACCGTGATGTTTGGCTTCACGCTGCGCACCAACTTTAACGATATGCGGCCACACTACAATGATAACGCGCGCCCTGCATACCAGCCGGAGCCGCAGGATGCGATTCTGCAGCACTCCGTGGTGGCAAACCAGCTGACGCTGCTGAAATACAATGCCGGCCTGGCGGATCCGAAAATTCAGGTGAAAGGCGATACGCTGTACGTGACCGGCGAGCAGGTGAAATACCGCGACTCGCGCGAAGGGATCGAACGCGCTAACCGGATCGTGATGAACGATCTGCCGGAGGGGATCCGCACGATCCGCGTGACGGAAAACCGCCTCAACCTGCCGCAGGTGACGACGGAAACGGACGTTGCCAGCCTTAAGCGCCACCTGGAGGGCGAACCGCTCGGGCATGAAACCGAGCTGGTGCAAAAACGCGTAGAGCCGATCGTACCGGAAACCACCGAGCAGGGCTGGTATATCGACAAATCGCGCTTCGATTTCCATATCGATCCGGTGCTGAACCAGTCCGTGGGCGGGCCGGAAAACTTCTACATGTATCAGCTGGGCGTCATGGCGACGGCGGATCTGTGGCTTACCGACCACCTGCTGACCACCGGTAGCCTGTTCGGCAACATCGCTAATAACTACGACAAGTTCAACTACACCAACCCGCCAAAAGACTCACAGCTGCCGCGCGTGCGTACTCGCGTGCGTGAATACGTGCAGAACGATGCTTACGTGAATAACCTGCAGGCCAACTACTTCCAGTACTTCGGCAACGGCTTCTACGGCCAGGTGTACGGCGGGTATCTGGAAACCATGTACGGCGGCGCGGGGGCGGAAGTGCTTTATCGTCCTGTCGACAGCAATTGGGCGTTCGGGGTTGATGCCAACTACGTCAAGCAGCGTGACTGGCGCAGCGCGCAGGACATGATGAAGTTCACCGACTACAGCGTCAAAACGGGCCATCTGACCGCCTACTGGACGCCGTCGTTCGCACCTGACGTGCTGGTGAAAGCCAGCGTCGGCCAGTACCTGGCGGGCGATAAGGGCGGTACGCTGGATATCTCTAAACACTTCGACAGCGGCGTCGTGGTGGGCGGCTACGCCACCATCACCAACGTTTCGCCGGACGAGTACGGGGAAGGGGACTTCACCAAAGGGGTCTACGTGTCGATTCCGCTGGATCTGTTCTCGTCAGGCCCAACCCGCAGCCGTGCGGCAGTGGGCTGGACGCCGCTGACGCGTGACGGGGGTCAACAGCTTGGACGTAAGTTCCAGCTGTATGATATGACGAGCGATAAGAACATTAACTTCCGCTGATGCCTCTCACCCTCTCCCCTAAGGGAGAGGGGAATCCTCTCCGTTGCGTCAAACATAAACAAAAAATATAGATCCCCGTCACATTTTTGCGTTATACAGGAACCTCGCCCTGGAGAATGAGGTGCTGTATGACATCCCTGACTCGCCCGCGCGTTGAGTTTATCTCAACTATCCTCCAGACCGTGCTGAACCTCGGTCTGTTGAGCCTTGGCCTGATACTGGTCGTCTTTTTGGGTAAAGAGACGGTGCATCTTGCGGATGTGCTGTTCGCCCCTGAACAAACCAGCAAATATGCGCTGGTGGAAGGCCTGGTGGTCTACTTTCTCTACTTTGAATTTATCGCCCTGATTGTGAAGTACTTTCAGTCCGGCTTTCACTTCCCGCTGCGTTATTTTGTCTACATTGGGATCACTGCGATAGTGCGGCTGATCATCGTCGATCATAAATCCCCGCTCGACGTGCTGATCTACTCGGCGGCGATCCTGCTGCTGGTGATCACCCTCTGGCTGTGTAATTCGAAGCGGCTGAAACGCGAATAAAAAAATGGCGGCCCGGAGGCCGCCTAACAACAGTCACAAGTTGGGTCAATACAATACGTCTAAAGTTGAGGGTTGCAGTGGCATAACAAAATGAAACTTAACCTTTCACACCGCCCGCCGTCAGGCCGTTGACCAGCCAGCGCTGTGCCAGCAGGAACACCACGGTAATCGGGATGGCAGAGAGTACGGCCGCCGCGGCAAAGTCGCCCCACAGGTAGTTTTGCGGGTTGAGGTATTGCTGCATACCTACGGCCAGGGTGTAGCTGTTCACATCACGCAGTAACAGTGAGGCAACCGGTACTTCGGTGATCGCAGCGATAAACGACAGAATAAACACCACCGCCAGGATAGGCACCGACAGCGGCAGCAGCACCAGGCGGAACGCCTGCCACGGGGTTGCGCCATCCAGTGCGGCCGCTTCTTCCAGCGAGCCGTCGATGGTTTCGAAATAGCCTTTAATGGTCCATACATGCAGTGCGATACCGCCAAGATAGGCGAAGATCACGCCGCCGTGGGTGTTCAGACCGATAAACGGTACGTACTGGCCCAGACGGTCAAACAGGGCGTACAGCGCCACCAGAGACAGCACGGCCGGGAACATCTGGAAAATCAGCATCCCTTTCAGCAGTGAGGCTTTGCCCGGGAACTTCATACGGGCGAAAGCGTACGCACAGGTCGTGGAGAGCGTCACGATGCCTATCGCGGTGATCCCGGCGATTTTCACCGAGTTCCACAGCCACAGCAGCACCGGGAACGGCGGCGGCGTGACGCGGCCATCCGCGTGTTCCACGCTGAAGCCCAGCGCGAGCTTCCAGTGTTCCCAGGAGATTTCGTCCGGGATCAGGCTCCCCGTCGCGAAGTTACCCGAACGCAGGGAGATGGCGATAACCATCAGCAGCGGGAACATGATCGCCGCGATGAAAATCAGCAGGCCTAAGTGCGTCGCCAGGAGGCGCAGTTTTTGAGATTTGGGTTGTACCATTGCCATGATCGATGCCCTCCTTAGTCAAATTTCATACGTGTGGCTTTCAGGTTCACAATCGCCAGAGCGCCAACCAGCAGGAAGATCAGGGTGGCAATCGCCGCCGCCAGACCGAAGTCCTGGCCGCCGCCGCCTTCGAAGGCGATACGGTAGGTGTAGCTCACGAGCAGGTCGGTATAGCCTGCTGGCGTCGTGGTGCCAAGGCGGTCCGGGCCGCCGTTGGTCAACAGCTGAATCAGCACGAAGTTGTTAAAGTTAAAGGCGAAGCTGGCAATCATCAGCGGCGTCAGCGGCTTAATGAGCAGCGGCAGCGTAATTTTAAAGAAGTTCTGGAACGGGCCCGCGCCGTCCATCGCCGAGGCTTCATACAGATCGTCCGGGATAGCCTTCAGCAGGCCCATGCAGAGGATCATCATGTACGGATAACCGAGCCAGGTGTTCACGATGATAATCATCGAGCGAGCGGTGGTCGGGTCGCTGAACCAGGCCGGTTTGATGCCGAACAGGGCGCTCAGCATCATGTTGATTTCACCGAAGCTCTGGTTAAACAGCCCTTTGAAAATCAGAATCGAGATAAACGACGGTACGGCATACGGCAGGATCAGCAGCACGCGGTAAATCGCTTTGCCTTTCAGGGATTCCCACTGGACCAGACAGGCCAGCACCATGCCCACGGCCACGGTCAGGATCACCGTCAGTACGGAGAAGACCACCGTCCAGACGAAGATGGCGAAGAACGGTTTCTGAATGCCTTCGTCGGTAAACACGCGGGTAAAGTTGTCCCAGCCGATGGTGACGGTATAGCCCGGGCTGAGCTTGTCATCACCCCATTTGCCGTCGGCAGTAACGGACTGATAGAAACCAATGTCGTTATTCGGACGATATTTCACGCCGCTCTGGTTGTTGGTCAGCGTGCCGTCGTCCGCCAGGGTATAGAGCGGCTGCGTGCCGGAGAACTGGCGCAGCGAGCTCATGGTCACTTTGCTTTCGTCTGGCAGCACGGCGGTGAGCTGGGTCAGCGCCTGACGGTTCTGGGTAATGACGCGCAGGCTGGCACGTTCACCCTCTGGCAGGGCCTGTGCCTCTTTTAAGGCCAGCTTCTGCTCGCCGCCAAATTTGAACGCGTCGGAGACATAGTATTTGCTGCTTGCTTCGTCAGTAAGCGCTAACCTCCACTCGTTCCCGGCAGGATACAGGCCGAAGTTAAAGGTCTTGCCTGCCTGATATGAGCGATCCAGCAGGACCTGCTGCGCGCGTTCCTGCGCAAGCTGGTTGGTGCTGCTGTAGTTGGTAAACGCAATGGCGATGGTACAAATCAGCGGGAACAGGACAAACAGCCCCATCCCGGCCACGCCGGGATAAACATAGCGCCAGGCATAGGCTTTACGATTAGCGAAAATATACAGGCCAGCAGAGCTCAAAATCAGCGTCATAATGGCAAACAGATATTCCCCTTGTACGTACATTAAAACAACAAGGTAACCCACCAGCAGACACAGCAGACCTATCGCTGACCACTTCAGCGCGTCGCTTTGCCACCAGCGTTTCTTTTTAATGACATCCATGGGGTTTTTCCTCTACAACGTTTGATCTTTTCTCCCTCTCCAGGGGGAGAGGGAGAGGGGACTACGGCATTACTTAGTAATACGACCCTGCGCATCTTTCAGCGCGGCATCGACAGTCTGACGACCGCTTGCAGCGTTGATAACCGCGGTGCGCGTGGCGTACCAGAACGCAGCCATCTGTGGGATGTTCGGCATGATTTCGCCTTTCTGGGCGTTATCCATGGTGGCCGCGATACGTGGGTCTTTCGCCAGCTGATCCTGGAAGGATTTCAGCGCGACGGCGCCCAGCGGTTTGTCCTTGTTCACTTCATCCAGACCCTGATCGGTCAGCAGGTAGTTTTCCAGGAACTCTTTCGCCAGCTCTTTGTTCGGGCTGGCGGCGTTGATGCCCGCGCTCAGCACGCCAACGAACGGTTTAGACGGCTTGCCTTTGAAGGTTGGCAGCAGCGTCACGCCGTAGTTGACTTTGCTCTTGTCGATGTTGGTCCAGGCCCACGGACCGTTGATGGTCATCGCGGTTTCGCCTTTGTTGAACGCCGCTTCCGCGATGGAGTAGTCGGTATCCGCGTTCATGTGTTTGTTCTTGATCAGATCCACCAGGAAGGTCAGACCCGCTTTCGCGCCAGCGTTGTCCACGCCCACGTCTTTAACGTCATATTTGCCGTTTTCAAACTTGAACGCGTAACCGCCGTCGGCAGCAATCAGCGGCCAGGTGAAGTACGGCTCTTGCAGGTTGAACATCAGCGCGGATTTACCTTTCGCCTTCAGCTCTTTATCCAGTTTCGGGATCTCTTCCCAGGTTTTCGGTGGGTTTGGTACCAGGTCTTTGTTGTAAATCAGAGACAGGGCTTCAACCGCGATAGGGTATGCGATCAGCTTGCCGTTATAGCGAACGGCGTCCCAGGTGAACGGGAACAGTTTGTCCTGGAAAGCTTTGTCCGGCGTCACTTCAGCCAGCAGGCCAGACTGCGCGTAACCCCCGAAACGGTCATGCGCCCAGAAGATGATGTCCGGGCCGTCGCCGGTTGCTGCAACCTGCGGGAACTTCTCTTCCAGTTTGTCCGGGTGTTCTACGGTCACTTTGATGCCGGTATCTTTCTCGAATTTTTTGCCCACTTCGGCCAGGCCGTTATAGCCTTTGTCGCCGTTAATCCAGATAACCAGTTTGCCTTCTTCAATTTTGGCGAGCGCCGGTGCGGAAACCATCATTGCTGCGAGGGCGGACAATGCGAAAACGCGTGCGCCAGTCTTGATATTCATAGCTGCCATCCTTTTTGGTGATGTCTCGTGGTATGACTTCAGTGGTTCAACGTGACTCAGTCTCCTTATTTGACATCCTCTTTCCATCCTCCCAACCCCTACGCCCCACCCCCCGTTTGTGTGATCTCCGTTGCATAAATTTAAGTTATGAGTGCTGGCGCACATAAAAACCCACCGAATTTTGCAGGCGGCTTCACGAATTTTGCCTCAGCCCGCCCACGGCGGTCGCAGAGCCTGCTCTCTCATCCTCCCGCCTCCTCCCCCATAAAAAAGGCGGGGGGTGGAGGATTCGGGAAAGTAATGGATACCCCATAGTGAACTTATCTTGAATATTTCTGTCGGTGACAGGTTGTAACGAAGGGAGAAGGGCATGGCGAGCGTACAGCTGCGTAATGTAACGAAAGCCTGGGGTGACGTTGTGGTGTCGAAAGACATCAATCTGGACATCAACGAAGGCGAATTCGTGGTGTTTGTTGGCCCATCAGGCTGTGGTAAATCTACTCTGCTGCGTATGATTGCCGGTCTTGAAACGATTACCAGCGGCGACCTGCTGATTGGTGATACCCGAATGAACGACATCCCGCCTGCCGAACGTGGCGTAGGCATGGTGTTCCAGTCTTATGCACTCTATCCACACCTTTCAGTTGCCGAAAATATGTCCTTTGGCCTGAAGCTGGCCGGCGCGAAGAAAGAGGTGATTAACCAGCGCGTGACGCAGGTGGCGGAGGTGTTACAGCTGGCGCATCTGCTGGAGCGTAAACCGAAAGCGCTTTCCGGCGGGCAGCGTCAGCGTGTGGCGATTGGCCGTACGCTGGTGGCCGAACCGCGCGTGTTCCTGCTCGATGAACCTCTCTCTAACCTGGATGCCGCCCTGCGCGTCCAGATGCGTATTGAAA from Enterobacter dykesii encodes the following:
- the yjbE gene encoding exopolysaccharide production protein YjbE, encoding MKKVLYGIFAISALAATSVYAAPVQVGEAAGSAATSASAGSSTAASASTVSSAVGVALAATGGGDGSNTGTTTTTTTSTQ
- the malG gene encoding maltose ABC transporter permease MalG, producing the protein MAMVQPKSQKLRLLATHLGLLIFIAAIMFPLLMVIAISLRSGNFATGSLIPDEISWEHWKLALGFSVEHADGRVTPPPFPVLLWLWNSVKIAGITAIGIVTLSTTCAYAFARMKFPGKASLLKGMLIFQMFPAVLSLVALYALFDRLGQYVPFIGLNTHGGVIFAYLGGIALHVWTIKGYFETIDGSLEEAAALDGATPWQAFRLVLLPLSVPILAVVFILSFIAAITEVPVASLLLRDVNSYTLAVGMQQYLNPQNYLWGDFAAAAVLSAIPITVVFLLAQRWLVNGLTAGGVKG
- a CDS encoding YjbF family lipoprotein, translating into MKRPAIILICLLLQACSATTKGLGNSLWESMFGTPGVHLTDDELQNMPYASQYMQLNDGPQLFVVLAFDENGQQKWVTQDQATIVTQHGRIVKTLLGGDNLLEVNNIAADPLIKPNQIADGASWTRTMGWTEHKQVRYATARSTFRWDGTDSVKVGSDETQVRVLDEEVTTDQATWHNRFWIDEEGQIRQSLQYLGAGFFPVKTTLIKAAKS
- the psiE gene encoding phosphate-starvation-inducible protein PsiE — its product is MTSLTRPRVEFISTILQTVLNLGLLSLGLILVVFLGKETVHLADVLFAPEQTSKYALVEGLVVYFLYFEFIALIVKYFQSGFHFPLRYFVYIGITAIVRLIIVDHKSPLDVLIYSAAILLLVITLWLCNSKRLKRE
- the malE gene encoding maltose/maltodextrin ABC transporter substrate-binding protein MalE, with the translated sequence MNIKTGARVFALSALAAMMVSAPALAKIEEGKLVIWINGDKGYNGLAEVGKKFEKDTGIKVTVEHPDKLEEKFPQVAATGDGPDIIFWAHDRFGGYAQSGLLAEVTPDKAFQDKLFPFTWDAVRYNGKLIAYPIAVEALSLIYNKDLVPNPPKTWEEIPKLDKELKAKGKSALMFNLQEPYFTWPLIAADGGYAFKFENGKYDVKDVGVDNAGAKAGLTFLVDLIKNKHMNADTDYSIAEAAFNKGETAMTINGPWAWTNIDKSKVNYGVTLLPTFKGKPSKPFVGVLSAGINAASPNKELAKEFLENYLLTDQGLDEVNKDKPLGAVALKSFQDQLAKDPRIAATMDNAQKGEIMPNIPQMAAFWYATRTAVINAASGRQTVDAALKDAQGRITK
- a CDS encoding YjbH domain-containing protein, whose translation is MKRTYLYSMLALCVSAACHAETYPAPIGPSQSDFGGVGLLQTPTARMAREGEISLNYRDNDQYRYYSASVQLFPWLETTLRYTDVRTKQYSSVDAFSGDQTYKDKAFDVKLRLWEESYWMPQVSVGAKDIGGTGLFDAEYIVASKAWGPFDFSLGLGWGYLGTGGNVKNPFCSYSDKYCYRDNSYKKAGSINGDQMFHGPASLFGGVEYQTPWQPLRLKLEYEGNDYSQDFAGKIEQKSKFNVGAIYRVTDWADVNLSYERGNTVMFGFTLRTNFNDMRPHYNDNARPAYQPEPQDAILQHSVVANQLTLLKYNAGLADPKIQVKGDTLYVTGEQVKYRDSREGIERANRIVMNDLPEGIRTIRVTENRLNLPQVTTETDVASLKRHLEGEPLGHETELVQKRVEPIVPETTEQGWYIDKSRFDFHIDPVLNQSVGGPENFYMYQLGVMATADLWLTDHLLTTGSLFGNIANNYDKFNYTNPPKDSQLPRVRTRVREYVQNDAYVNNLQANYFQYFGNGFYGQVYGGYLETMYGGAGAEVLYRPVDSNWAFGVDANYVKQRDWRSAQDMMKFTDYSVKTGHLTAYWTPSFAPDVLVKASVGQYLAGDKGGTLDISKHFDSGVVVGGYATITNVSPDEYGEGDFTKGVYVSIPLDLFSSGPTRSRAAVGWTPLTRDGGQQLGRKFQLYDMTSDKNINFR
- the pgi gene encoding glucose-6-phosphate isomerase; translated protein: MKNINPTQTAAWQALQKHFDEMKDVTIADLFAKDADRFSKFSATFDDLMLVDFSKNRITEETLAKLQDLAKETELADAIKSMFSGEKINRTEDRAVLHVALRNRSNTPIIVDGKDVMPEVNAVLEKMKTFSEAIISGSWKGYTGKAITDVVNIGIGGSDLGPFMVTEALRPYKNHLNMHFVSNVDGTHIAEVLKNVNPETTLFLVASKTFTTQETMTNAHSARDWFLKTAGDNKHVAKHFAALSTNGKAVSEFGIDTANMFEFWDWVGGRYSLWSAIGLSIILSVGFDNFVELLSGAHAMDKHFSTTAPEKNLPVLLALIGIWYNNFFGAETEAILPYDQYMHRFAAYFQQGNMESNGKYVDRNGNAVDYQTGPIIWGEPGTNGQHAFYQLIHQGTKMVPCDFIAPAITHNPLSDHHPKLLSNFFAQTEALAFGKSREVVEQEYRDQGKDPATLDHVVPFKVFEGNRPTNSILLREITPFSLGALIALYEHKIFTQGAILNIFTFDQWGVELGKQLANRILPELGDDKAIASHDSSTNGLINRYKAWRA
- the malF gene encoding maltose ABC transporter permease MalF, yielding MDVIKKKRWWQSDALKWSAIGLLCLLVGYLVVLMYVQGEYLFAIMTLILSSAGLYIFANRKAYAWRYVYPGVAGMGLFVLFPLICTIAIAFTNYSSTNQLAQERAQQVLLDRSYQAGKTFNFGLYPAGNEWRLALTDEASSKYYVSDAFKFGGEQKLALKEAQALPEGERASLRVITQNRQALTQLTAVLPDESKVTMSSLRQFSGTQPLYTLADDGTLTNNQSGVKYRPNNDIGFYQSVTADGKWGDDKLSPGYTVTIGWDNFTRVFTDEGIQKPFFAIFVWTVVFSVLTVILTVAVGMVLACLVQWESLKGKAIYRVLLILPYAVPSFISILIFKGLFNQSFGEINMMLSALFGIKPAWFSDPTTARSMIIIVNTWLGYPYMMILCMGLLKAIPDDLYEASAMDGAGPFQNFFKITLPLLIKPLTPLMIASFAFNFNNFVLIQLLTNGGPDRLGTTTPAGYTDLLVSYTYRIAFEGGGGQDFGLAAAIATLIFLLVGALAIVNLKATRMKFD
- a CDS encoding capsule biosynthesis GfcC D2 domain-containing protein, which gives rise to MKTLIHVALLASLAAPLAWSAGTVNVYTPDSKKPKTLTHAEHLLDLVGQPRLANSWWPGAVIAERQKTAEAEQQHKALLARLTGLAEQEDGDDAAAINSVRQQLQALKVTGRQNVNLDPDEVRVTEKGNPTLEGEYTLWLPEKPTTVTVMGLISSPGKKPFTPGRDVASYLDEQSLLSGADNSYAWVVYPDGHTQKAPVAYWNKRHIEPMPDSIIFVGFADHFWTKAYDGLNADILHSLIQRIPE